The following proteins are co-located in the Microplitis demolitor isolate Queensland-Clemson2020A chromosome 5, iyMicDemo2.1a, whole genome shotgun sequence genome:
- the LOC103573799 gene encoding glycerate kinase, which translates to MLKSLNRQLLSTKIMSQNPKCLYQIKENLKEIYYAALESVKPNKIIDNKIKINNNNLLIDNETIAITDKVYIVGFGKAVMSMAIALEKLLGNRLIKGIVSIPRGSKNTEESEIQPKLTSLINYEENSINNEPDNDTLSVTRNIIQMVKSLTENDTLIVLVSGGGSALLSMPKPPVILEEKLNICRKLFNSGADIKEVNLIRQKLSMVKAGGLAFMAYPAFVIGLILSDIIDNPIELIASGPTVYNLIPLGNIEKILIKYNLLNQLSINLKHVLLSKESYELNLDQYNQNYNNHVKNIIIGNNSLAIENAKLECLRKGFNSIILFNNIQGLVTSISKTYTNLCSLICKTLIKSISFEEFNELMYNDPDLLLLKNKANEIYQAVKVMGDKELILIAGGEPSVLITGSGKGGRNQELALRFSQDWFKTITNSPELNSFDVIFLSASTDGQDGPTDATGAFGYAEINATLIKLQELVNNKLKNEIEDEKTKDLIIEELKNIDIYNVLQNNDSYNFYSRFQKGSNLLKTGLTGTNVMDLHFIYIKRKFLNDSIDDKFVVSLNEHDFFLNSLQLLKQKL; encoded by the exons atgttaaaaag tTTAAACAGACAATTATTATCTACTAAAATAATGTCACAAAATCCAAAGTGTTTGTatcaaattaaagaaaatttgaaagaaatttattatgctGCCTTAGAATCTGTTAAGCCGAACAAaatcattgataataaaattaaaataaacaataataatttattaatagacaATGAAACAATTGCAATCACAGACAAAGTTTACATCGTAGGTTTTGGTAAAGCTGTGATGAGTATGGCAATAGCCCTAGAAAAATTACTTGGTAATCGTTTAATAAAAGGAATCGTTAGCATACCAAGAGGATCAAAGAATACTGAGGAATCAGAAATACAACCAAAATTGactagtttaataaattatgaagaaAACAGTATCAATAATGAGCCAGATAATGATACTCTATCAGTAACCCGCAATATAATTCAAATGGTTAAATCATTAACTGAAAATGATACTTTAATAGTTTTAGTGTCAGGAGGTGGTTCTGCTTTACTATCAATGCCCAAACCACCTGTAATTCTTGAAGAAAAGCTCAATATTtgcagaaaattatttaattcagggGCTGATATAAAagaagttaatttaattaggcAAAAATTATCGATGGTTAAAGCTGGTGGTTTAGCATTTATGGCTTATCCTGCTTTTGTAATTGGATTAATATTATCagatattattgataatcCAATAGAATTAATTGCCAGTGGACCaacagtttataatttaataccactaggaaatattgaaaaaatattaataaaatataatctttTAAATCAGTTaagcataaatttaaaacacgtTCTTTTGTCCAAAGAGTCGTATGAATTAAATCTTGACCAATATAATcagaattataataatcatgtaaaaaacataattattggTAATAATTCACTGGCTATTGAAAATGCAAAGTTAGAATGTTTGCGTAAAGGTTTTAATTCCATTatcttatttaataatattcaaggATTAGTTACATCAATTAGCAAAACTTATACTAATCTGTGTAGTTTAATATGTAAAACTTTGATTAAATCCATTTCGTTTGAAGAATTTAATGAGTTAATGTATAATGATCccgatttattattattgaagaataaagcaaatgaaatttatcaagCTGTTAAAGTAATGGGAgataaagaattaattttaatcgcTGGTGGAGAACCCTCTGTGCTGATAACTGGGTCAGGAAAAGGTGGAAGGAATCAAGAACTTGCCCTAAGATTTTCTCAAGACTGGTTTAAAACTATTACTAATAGTCCggaattaaattcatttgatgTTATATTTCTTAGTGCCAGTACAGATGGGCAAGATGGTCCTACGGACGCTACTGGTGCATTCGGTTATGCTGAAATAAATgctacattaattaaattacaagaattagtaaataataaattaaaaaatgaaatagaaGACGAAAAAACAAAAGATTTGATAATAGaagagttgaaaaatattgatatttataatgttTTGCAAAATAAtgattcctataatttttattcacgatTTCAAAAAGgcagtaatttattaaaaactggaCTTACTGGTACTAATGTTATggatttacattttatttatattaaaagaaaatttttaaatgattcaaTCGATGACAAATTTGTAGTTTCGTTAAATGAacacgatttttttcttaattcattgcaattattaaaacaaaaattataa
- the LOC103573793 gene encoding O-phosphoseryl-tRNA(Sec) selenium transferase, producing the protein MNNQAFSLAEKLIPSTYVQQGLNAKKTRENLIRSFIEHRKWPEEGWDDPTIEAFLSDLSQMDSNNFPLNCSVGERESRIVSSIVARRHFRMGHGIGRSGDLEEVQPKAAGSSLMYKLSNALVLEVMRYMGVKSIAGCFLSPMATGMSLVLCMLTLKLDRPRAKYVLWPRIDQKSSFKSIITAGLEPIVIEMQIVGDELKTDMQRLESQMAALGESIACVLSTTSCFAPRSCDSVDLIAALCTQYNIPHLVNNAYGLQSTRCMHLIQEASRKGRVDAFVQSTDKNFLVPVGGAIIGSFDKNLLDRISKMYPGRANASSTMDVMITLLSLGMTGYKQLIAQRKEMYAYLKEELGKVATRHGERLLDTKGNPISMGMTLQCLSHQHDHKQVTMLGSMLFLRNVSGARVITTTDIKNIVSHKFEGWGAHNSNYPIPYLTAAAALGMKRSDVDAFIQRLDKALTKVRRRSAPVTPTASLAGSSINGDTGNPGGPGESSTASTSRASSKDSLRK; encoded by the exons ATGAACAATCAAGCATTTAGTTTGGCTGAGAAATTAATACCATCAACGTACGTACAACAAGGCTTAAATGCCAAAAAAACGCGGGAAAATCTCATAAGAAGTTTTATCGAACAC cGGAAATGGCCAGAAGAAGGATGGGATGATCCGACAATAGAAGCATTTCTTTCGGATCTATCACAAATGGACAGTAATAATTTCCCATTAAACTGCAGTGTTGGTGAACGAGAATCACGTATTGTATCAAGTATCGTAGCAAGACGTCATTTTCGTATGGGACATGGAATCGGTCGATCGGGTGATCTGGAAGAAGTACAACCAAAAGCTGCAGGAAGTAGTCTAATGTATAAATTGTCAAATGCACTAGTATTAGAAGTTATGCGATATATGG gTGTTAAAAGTATTGCTGGATGTTTTTTATCACCAATGGCAACGGGCATGAGCTTGGTACTATGTATGTTAACTTTAAAACTCGACAGACCACGAGCCAAGTACGTTCTCTGGCCTCGAATTGATCAAAAATCAAGtttcaaatcaataataacaGCTGGGTTAGAACCAATTGTAATTGAGATGCAAATTGTTGGAGATGAATTAAAAACTGATATGCAAAGATTAGAATCACAGATGGCTGCACTTGGTGAAAGCATTGCTTGTGTTCTTTCAACTACCAGCTGTTTTGCACCACGTTCTTGTGATTCAGTTGATCTCATTGCTGCGTTATGTACACAATATAATATTCCTCATCTAGTTAACAATGCATATGG ACTACAAAGCACTAGATGTATGCATCTAATTCAAGAAGCATCGAGGAAAGGTCGAGTTGATGCTTTCGTTCAAAGtacagacaaaaattttctcgttCCTGTTGGTGGTGCTATTATCGGTTCGTTTGATAAAAATCTTCTGGATCGAATTTCAAAGATGTATCCTGGTCGCGCGAATGCTAGCTCTACAATGGATGTTATGATAACATTGTTGAGTCTCGGTATGACTGGATACAAACAGTTGATAGCACAGAGAAAAGAAATGTATGCTTATTTAAAAGAAGAACTTGGAAAAGTTGCTACAAGACATGGTGAAAGATTATTAGATACTAAAGGCAACCCTATTTCTATGGGAATGACTTTGCAGTGTCTTAGCCATCAGCATGATCATAAACAAGTAACAATGTTGGGATCTATGCTATTTCTTAGGAATGTAAGTGGTGCCAGAGTAATCACTACTactgacattaaaaatattgtttcacataaatttgaaG gtTGGGGAGCGCACAATAGCAATTATCCCATACCATATTTAACAGCAGCGGCAGCATTAGGAATGAAACGAAGTGATGTAGATGCATTTATACAAAGATTGGATAAAGCTTTGACTAAAGTACGACGACGATCAGCTCCAGTAACTCCAACTGCATCACTCGCTGGTTCAAGCATTAATGGTGATACTGGTAATCCTGGTGGTCCAGGTGAATCAAGTACGGCGTCTACCAGCCGTGCTAGCAGTAAAGATTCTTTGCGTAAATGA
- the LOC103573798 gene encoding small G protein signaling modulator 3 homolog produces the protein MDLAKSLFNVRDHEGYVGKEDHNKKLETLGSEDECDADFNDSSEDLLSPVPGGPFSALTPSMWPQDILAKLSQPDDPNSQPDYRFDEFGFRVEEEDGPEQSSKKLLGVPFVEDPQHRQQWLTLMEFNRTQEISDTLWHRTDQRLPRTDKLREMVRRGVPHSLRPRIWMRISGALHKKISSDITYKDIVKASSSDALMTSKQIEKDLLRTMPANACFSNLHSTGIPRLRRVMRGLAWLYPDIGYCQGTGTMAASLLLLLEEEDAFWMMATIVEDLLPASYYSSTLLGVQADQKVLRTLIANYLPDIDNVLVQHDIELSLISLHWFLTLFASVVHMKILLRIWDLFLFDGSIVLFQVTFGMLKIRESELKLLENSAQIFNALSDIPGDIDDVDQLFEVALEVSGSLTDVLIETHRRRHLAYLMADQGGLVGNPDAVPNLPKQHLNKRQMKRNKSALQAFLFGNDDNEEDAKSKNIRQTEILVDLRETILQLARHFINVDPKLNNVSLIADYTMDSHARDHDNYVNVSRTRNRRAKALLDFERHDDDELGFRKNDIITIISQKDEHCWVGELNGLRGWFPAKFVELLDERSKQYTCAGDDAVSEAVTDLVRGSLCPAIKAFLEHGMRRPSFLGGSCHPWLFIEEASTREVEKDFNSVYSRLVLCKTYRLDEDGKVLTPEELLYRCVQAVNLTHDNAHAQMDVKLRSLICLGLNEQVLHLWLEVLCSCVEVVQKWYQPSSFMNSPGWVQIKCELRILSQFAFNLNPDWELPRKKEQSQPLKDGVRDMLVKHHLFSWDL, from the exons ATGGACTTGGCCAAATCATTGTTCAATGTTAGAGATCATGAAGGTTACGTTGGAAAAGAAGATCACAAC AAAAAACTTGAAACACTCGGATCTGAAGATGAATGTGATGCAGATTTCAATGACTCAAGTGAAGATCTTTTATCTCCAGTACCAGGAGGTCCATTTTCTGCTCTAACACCGTCCATGTGGCCTCAAGATATATTAGCAAAGCTCAGTCAACCTGATGATCCAAATTCTCAGCCTGATTACAGGTTCGACGAGTTTGGATTTCGTGTAGAAGAAGAAGATGGTCCAGAACAGAGTTCTAAAAAACTTTTAGGTGTACCATTTGTTGAAGATCCACAACACAGACAACAATGGTTGACATTAATGGAATTTAATCGTACACAAGAAATATCAGATACTCTATGGCATCGTACAGATCAACGTTTACCCAGAACAGATAAACTTCGAGAAATGGTAAGACGTGGTGTTCCACATTCACTTCGTCCAAGAATTTGGATGCGAATATCAGGAgctttacataaaaaaatatcctcaGATATAACTTACAAAGATATTGTCAAGGCATCAAGTAGTGATGCATTAATGACTAGTAaacaaattgaaaaagatttattGAGAACTATGCCAGCGAATGCCTGTTTTAGTAATTTACATAGTACAGGAATACCAAGACTGAGACGTGTAATGCGAGGATTGGCTTGGTTATATCCAGACATCGGGTATTGTCAAGGTACAGGAACGATGGCAGCTTCTTTGTTACTGCTATTAGAAGAAGAAGATGCTTTTTGGATGATGGCTACTATTGTTGAAGATTTATTACCAGCTTCTTATTATTCATCGACATTACTGGGTGTTCAAGCCGATCAAAAAGTTCTAAGGACACTTATAGCTAATTATTTACCTGATATTGACAATGTTTTAGTTCAACATGACATAGAATTAAGCTTAATTTCTCTTCATTGGTTTCTTACACTTTTTGCATCTGTTGTacacatgaaaattttactcagAATATGggacttatttttatttgacggCTCAATAGTTTTATTCCAGGTGACATTTGGTATGTTAAAAATTCGTGAGtcagaattaaaattacttgaaaattcAGCTCAAATATTCAACGCACTCTCTGATATACCTGGAGATATTGATGATGTAGATCAATTATTTGAAGTTGCATTGGAAGTCAGTGGATCGTTAACAGATGTACTTATTGAGACACATAGACGACGACATTTAGCGTATTTAATGGCTGATCAAGGTGGTTTAGTTGGAAATCCTGATGCAGTACCAAATTTACCAAAACAACATCTCAATAAACGTCAAATGAAACGTAATAAATCAGCATTACAAGCTTTTTTATTTGGTAATGATGACAATGAAGAGGATgctaaatcaaaaaatataagacaaACAGAAATTCTTGTTGATTTGAGAGAAACCATTCTCCAATTAGCAAgacattttattaatgttgatcctaaattaaataatgtatcATTAATTGCTGATTATACGATGGATAGTCATGCGAGAGATCATGATAATTACGTTAATGTATCGCGTACACGTAATAGACGAGCAAAAGCGTTATTGGATTTTGAAAGacatgatgatgatgaattgGGATTTCGCAAGAATgatattataacaataattagtCAGAAAGATGAGCATTGTTGGGTAGGTGAGTTAAATGGACTACGAGGTTGGTTCCCGGctaaatttgttgaattaCTTGATGAAAGAAGCAAACAGTATACATGTGCTGGTGATGATGCTGTCAGTGAAGCAGTTACTGATCTCGTAAGAGGTAGTCTATGTCCGGCTATTAAAGCTTTTCTCGAACATGGAATGCGCCGGCCATCTTTTCTTGGTGGTTCTTGTCATCCTTGGTTATTTATTGAAGAAGCTTCAACACGAGAAGTCGAAAAAGATTTCAATTCTGTTTACAGTAGGCTTGTTCTTTGTAAAACATATAGGCTTGATGAGGATGGTAAAGTTCTCACACCTGAAgag ttacttTATCGTTGCGTTCAAGCTGTTAATTTAACGCATGATAATGCTCATGCACAAATGGATGTTAAATTGCGCTCTCTAATTTGTTTGGGATTAAATGAACAAGTTTTGCATTTATGGCTTGAAGTTTTATGTTCTTGTGTTGAGGTTGTACAAAAATG gTATCAACCATCAAGTTTTATGAACAGTCCAGGATGGGTCCAAATAAAATGTGAATTAAGAATTCTCAGTCAAtttgcatttaatttaaatcccgATTGGGAACTACCCCGAAAAAAAGAACAATCACAACCACTAAAAGATGGTGTCCGAGATATGCTTGTTAAACATCATCTTTTTAGTTGGGATCTGTGA
- the LOC103573800 gene encoding uncharacterized protein LOC103573800 yields MVKKKKIMKTCMKTSRRMITRLIVLFLFSTKLTHGSREGDFNSHVYNSDLTPLDKNIAAIFKKGTHNSITTKRSLPTYEAQISDSSTLSTVPSPLTTTANPLLSSFRYPVPRVTVPPAFRELPSYAPPSRAPFTPPLPPEYLNPFADKPTLRGTNSESHSGVRRPIPPPSLTPAHERIPIRPPDLVQSSVQQPEKLPSRNKALNTPSKEQKIEEPAHEIERKNNSNDYLPTLQSSSISRILSGSNGRKQDIPEILLKPLSTKTPQINIPAASTTQRSTTTTTTIRTTTGSIRAVSYPTILNLPNTRRQEDPHKSDDEDVKADQIEIAGAERLPFPQPQPPAPSKVPVHSDHNVPQVDTHPLESTWKIVWSLHVYVAAIMFTLMALYSIYKIFRFNEATNLLTQSYFLTVHLLLTTVCTLRCFHLFYDAYNLDKSFSEPLSEVLMYLPAPLLSTAFATLVIYLAKCSEAPSLNNKFLSPMALALCSTVHIVLCISLHVSTHVLGYQGGMRIFPLICQCIYIVVCVTLGLCYMYVYRVVRFQINLTNNKSVGPHVAGDPAIIVLGTAITTTIATALLFILMGFVQLYGIFGVQERELPYPWLWWGWEFSVRLLELSICGLLAWVASLSQYPLREKQLQQHSAHSGFALFPCGSSTSTENMDDALYPAICSTNQAIQNYTMRTGKQVYDDSFPLNTLPEHLNISGTFERHSIRKSGTMGHFPHEGRSSLSRHGNGTQTLRSSETRGRHTPIQGNLNEQPPASGSTMLVAEDGFVRFRSLGAEEEDLSDSQSIIGTHGRGGSSLAGSVRYSARHTPAHQHSHQHPHQYPHQHSLQHTHSNQAHHPAHHQSHHQLYNNT; encoded by the coding sequence atggtaaagaaaaaaaaaataatgaagacgTGTATGAAGACGTCAAGGAGAATGATTACACGATTGATCGTGTTATTTCTCTTCAGTACGAAGCTCACACATGGATCGAGAGAAGGTGATTTCAACAGTCATGTATATAATTCGGATCTCACGCCgctagataaaaatattgctgcgatatttaaaaaaggcaCGCACAATTCAATAACAACAAAACGTAGTTTACCAACATATGAAGCTCAAATATCAGATAGTTCAACATTGTCAACAGTACCATCGCCATTGACAACAACGGCAAATCCATTGCTATCATCATTTCGATATCCAGTTCCTCGAGTTACTGTACCACCAGCATTTAGAGAATTACCATCTTATGCGCCACCCTCGAGAGCCCCTTTTACACCTCCTTTACCCCCAGAGTATCTTAACCCCTTTGCTGATAAGCCAACTCTTCGGGGAACAAACTCTGAATCGCATTCAGGCGTAAGAAGGCCAATTCCCCCTCCCAGTTTAACGCCAGCGCATGAGAGAATACCCATAAGGCCACCCGACTTAgttcaaagttccgtccaacAACCAGAGAAACTACCTTCGAGAAATAAAGCTTTAAATACACCGagtaaagaacaaaaaatagaAGAACCCGCCCAcgaaattgaaagaaaaaataacagtaatgATTATCTTCCTACTCTCCAATCATCTAGTATTTCTAGGATACTTTCGGGTAGTAATGGTAGGAAACAGGATATTCCGGAAATTTTACTTAAACCACTGTCAACAAAAACACctcaaataaatataccaGCTGCATCGACAACTCAAAGATCAACGACAACTACTACAACTATAAGAACAACCACAGGATCAATTAGAGCTGTAAGTTACCCaacgatattaaatttaccaaatACTAGGCGACAAGAAGATCCACACAAAAGTGATGATGAAGATGTCAAAGCGGATCAAATTGAAATCGCTGGTGCTGAAAGACTGCCATTCCCACAACCGCAACCGCCAGCACCGTCAAAAGTACCAGTCCACAGTGATCACAATGTACCACAAGTGGATACACATCCCCTGGAGTCAACCTGGAAAATTGTTTGGTCTCTTCATGTTTACGTTGCTGCAATAATGTTTACATTAATGGCGCTTTATTCAATCTACAAAATATTTCGATTCAATGAGGCTACAAATCTTCTTACTCAGTCATATTTTTTGACAGTTCACCTACTATTGACGACTGTCTGTACATTAAGATGTTTTCATCTTTTTTACGATGCCTACAATCTCGATAAATCATTTTCTGAGCCACTGTCTGAAGTGTTGATGTATCTACCAGCACCTCTACTATCAACAGCATTTGCTACGCTAGTCATCTACTTGGCAAAATGTTCCGAAGCACCATCACTAAACAATAAATTCCTATCACCAATGGCTTTAGCACTCTGCTCAACAGTTCATATTGTTTTGTGTATTTCTCTTCACGTGTCAACTCATGTACTCGGTTATCAAGGCGGAATGAGAATTTTTCCCCTGATTTGTCAGTGCATTTATATCGTCGTATGTGTAACTCTTGGTCTATGCTACATGTATGTATACCGAGTGGTGCGGTTTCAGATAAATCTGACGAACAATAAATCAGTGGGTCCTCATGTAGCAGGTGATCCAGCTATAATAGTACTTGGTACAGCAATAACCACAACGATTGCCACAGCATTGCTATTCATATTAATGGGATTTGTTCAACTTTACGGTATATTTGGTGTTCAAGAACGTGAACTACCGTACCCTTGGCTTTGGTGGGGCTGGGAATTCTCCGTTCGACTTCTTGAACTATCTATTTGTGGATTACTTGCTTGGGTTGCAAGTCTCTCTCAGTATCCATTACGAGAGAAGCAATTACAGCAGCATTCAGCTCACTCAGGTTTTGCTTTATTTCCCTGTGGCAGCTCAACATCCACAGAGAATATGGATGACGCGTTGTATCCAGCAATTTGCAGTACCAATCAAGCTATTCAAAACTACACGATGAGAACTGGAAAACAGGTATACGATGATAGTTTCCCATTGAATACTCTTCCTGAGCACCTGAATATTTCTGGCACATTCGAACGACATTCCATTCGTAAATCAggtactatgggacactttcCTCATGAAGGAAGAAGTTCATTGAGCCGGCATGGCAATGGAACACAAACTCTCAGAAGTTCTGAGACAAGAGGTAGACATACTCCTATTCAaggtaatttaaatgaacaacCACCAGCATCTGGATCAACAATGCTTGTCGCTGAAGATGGGTTCGTACGATTTCGTAGTCTTGGTGCTGAAGAAGAAGATCTTTCAGACTCACAAAGTATTATTGGTACTCATGGAAGAGGTGGCAGTTCACTTGCTGGCAGTGTGAGGTATAGTGCGAGGCATACACCAGCACATCAGCATTCCCATCAGCACCCGCACCAATATCCCCACCAACACTCGTTACAGCACACGCATTCCAATCAAGCCCATCACCCGGCACACCACCAGAGCCATCATCAACTCTACAATAATACGTAG